A genomic stretch from Hemicordylus capensis ecotype Gifberg chromosome 1, rHemCap1.1.pri, whole genome shotgun sequence includes:
- the LOC128339960 gene encoding uncharacterized protein LOC128339960 isoform X4 produces the protein MSDYRTPLRPMTLPLPMAPVKPRRGRSKYGLMRSLSYSPPSSLKNGLDLDSCATPEGVPVETENRDPQEVEWESESREPPVTALKQRNRKQQLRSRTNRLKNHLWELDPKSLKRRLWNLRGENEYPPIPETPWEYRCADQRCWMCDDCETPWPSSPTEAYLRDVSVTSAAEGQEL, from the exons ATGTCTGATTACAGGACACCCTTACGCCCCATGACCCTACCTTTACCGATGGCACCTGTGAAGCCTAGAAGGGGTCGTTCCAAATATGGTTTAATGAGGAGCCTCTCCTACTCTCCACCCTCGAGCCTGAAAAATGGACTAGATCTGGACTCCTGTGCCACTCCTGAAGGTGTGCCTGTGGAAACGGAGAACAGAGACCCTCAAGAAGTAGAGTGGGAATCTGAGAGCCGAGAACCACCAGTAACAGCCCTAAAGCAGAGAAAC agaaaacagcagctgAGGAGCAGGACGAATCGGTTGAAGAACCATCTATGGGAACTGGACCCCAAGAGTCTGAAGAGGCGATTGTGGAACCTGAGGGGAGAGAACGAGTACCCCCCAATCCCAGAAAC GCCTTGGGAGTACCGGTGTGCCGATCAGCGTTGTTGGATGTGCGACGATTGTGAGACACCATGGCCATCCAGCCCTACAGAGGCTTACTTAAGGGATGTAAGCGTTACATCAGCAGCCGAAG GCCAGGAACTTTGA
- the LOC128339960 gene encoding uncharacterized protein LOC128339960 isoform X3: MSDYRTPLRPMTLPLPMAPVKPRRGRSKYGLMRSLSYSPPSSLKNGLDLDSCATPEGVPVETENRDPQEVEWESESREPPVTALKQRNRKQQLRSRTNRLKNHLWELDPKSLKRRLWNLRGENEYPPIPETPWEYRCADQRCWMCDDCETPWPSSPTEAYLRDVSVTSAAEGEEECMDSGMVTKAMPEELNENVEVPKMVSHMPFIVYD; the protein is encoded by the exons ATGTCTGATTACAGGACACCCTTACGCCCCATGACCCTACCTTTACCGATGGCACCTGTGAAGCCTAGAAGGGGTCGTTCCAAATATGGTTTAATGAGGAGCCTCTCCTACTCTCCACCCTCGAGCCTGAAAAATGGACTAGATCTGGACTCCTGTGCCACTCCTGAAGGTGTGCCTGTGGAAACGGAGAACAGAGACCCTCAAGAAGTAGAGTGGGAATCTGAGAGCCGAGAACCACCAGTAACAGCCCTAAAGCAGAGAAAC agaaaacagcagctgAGGAGCAGGACGAATCGGTTGAAGAACCATCTATGGGAACTGGACCCCAAGAGTCTGAAGAGGCGATTGTGGAACCTGAGGGGAGAGAACGAGTACCCCCCAATCCCAGAAAC GCCTTGGGAGTACCGGTGTGCCGATCAGCGTTGTTGGATGTGCGACGATTGTGAGACACCATGGCCATCCAGCCCTACAGAGGCTTACTTAAGGGATGTAAGCGTTACATCAGCAGCCGAAGGTGAGGAGGAATGTATGGATAGTGGTATGGTTACCAAGGCCATGCCTGAAGAGCTAAATGAAAATGTGGAGGTTCCCAAGATGGTGAGCCACATGCCTTTTATTGTGTATGATTAG
- the LOC128339960 gene encoding uncharacterized protein LOC128339960 isoform X2, which translates to MTLPLPMAPVKPRRGRSKYGLMRSLSYSPPSSLKNGLDLDSCATPEGVPVETENRDPQEVEWESESREPPVTALKQRNVSSSSSDSETEAPVKPKLRRKKQRVRSRPHFDWCDEQCCDSSCGEYTYSDECGCGSEQWSSRPRVSYRLLKCCSSSEDWSSCECETPSPSQNHYSYCRAVCFTSASESEEDVTDGCVLTIPAEKTAAEEQDESVEEPSMGTGPQESEEAIVEPEGRERVPPNPRNALGVPVCRSALLDVRRL; encoded by the exons ATGACCCTACCTTTACCGATGGCACCTGTGAAGCCTAGAAGGGGTCGTTCCAAATATGGTTTAATGAGGAGCCTCTCCTACTCTCCACCCTCGAGCCTGAAAAATGGACTAGATCTGGACTCCTGTGCCACTCCTGAAGGTGTGCCTGTGGAAACGGAGAACAGAGACCCTCAAGAAGTAGAGTGGGAATCTGAGAGCCGAGAACCACCAGTAACAGCCCTAAAGCAGAGAAACGTgagttcatcatcatcagattctgaaacagaagctcctgtgaaaccAAAGCTGCGTAGGAAAAAGCAACGGGTTAGGAGCAGACCCCACTTTGATTGGTGTGATGAGCAATGTTGTGATAGTTCATGTGGGGAGTATACTTATTCTGATGAGTGTGGGTGCGGATCTGAGCAGTGGTCATCCAGGCCAAGGGTATCCTATCGTTTGCTCAAATGCTGCAGTTCGAGCGAAGATTGGTCATCATGTGAATGTGAGACGCCGAGTCCTAGCCAGAATCATTACTCTTATTGTAGGGCTGTGTGTTTCACATCAGCATCTGAGAGTGAGGAGGATGTCACTGATGGATGTGTACTTACAATACCTgcagagaaaacagcagctgAGGAGCAGGACGAATCGGTTGAAGAACCATCTATGGGAACTGGACCCCAAGAGTCTGAAGAGGCGATTGTGGAACCTGAGGGGAGAGAACGAGTACCCCCCAATCCCAGAAAC GCCTTGGGAGTACCGGTGTGCCGATCAGCGTTGTTGGATGTGCGACGATTGTGA
- the LOC128339960 gene encoding uncharacterized protein LOC128339960 isoform X1: MSDYRTPLRPMTLPLPMAPVKPRRGRSKYGLMRSLSYSPPSSLKNGLDLDSCATPEGVPVETENRDPQEVEWESESREPPVTALKQRNVSSSSSDSETEAPVKPKLRRKKQRVRSRPHFDWCDEQCCDSSCGEYTYSDECGCGSEQWSSRPRVSYRLLKCCSSSEDWSSCECETPSPSQNHYSYCRAVCFTSASESEEDVTDGCVLTIPAEKTAAEEQDESVEEPSMGTGPQESEEAIVEPEGRERVPPNPRNALGVPVCRSALLDVRRL; the protein is encoded by the exons ATGTCTGATTACAGGACACCCTTACGCCCCATGACCCTACCTTTACCGATGGCACCTGTGAAGCCTAGAAGGGGTCGTTCCAAATATGGTTTAATGAGGAGCCTCTCCTACTCTCCACCCTCGAGCCTGAAAAATGGACTAGATCTGGACTCCTGTGCCACTCCTGAAGGTGTGCCTGTGGAAACGGAGAACAGAGACCCTCAAGAAGTAGAGTGGGAATCTGAGAGCCGAGAACCACCAGTAACAGCCCTAAAGCAGAGAAACGTgagttcatcatcatcagattctgaaacagaagctcctgtgaaaccAAAGCTGCGTAGGAAAAAGCAACGGGTTAGGAGCAGACCCCACTTTGATTGGTGTGATGAGCAATGTTGTGATAGTTCATGTGGGGAGTATACTTATTCTGATGAGTGTGGGTGCGGATCTGAGCAGTGGTCATCCAGGCCAAGGGTATCCTATCGTTTGCTCAAATGCTGCAGTTCGAGCGAAGATTGGTCATCATGTGAATGTGAGACGCCGAGTCCTAGCCAGAATCATTACTCTTATTGTAGGGCTGTGTGTTTCACATCAGCATCTGAGAGTGAGGAGGATGTCACTGATGGATGTGTACTTACAATACCTgcagagaaaacagcagctgAGGAGCAGGACGAATCGGTTGAAGAACCATCTATGGGAACTGGACCCCAAGAGTCTGAAGAGGCGATTGTGGAACCTGAGGGGAGAGAACGAGTACCCCCCAATCCCAGAAAC GCCTTGGGAGTACCGGTGTGCCGATCAGCGTTGTTGGATGTGCGACGATTGTGA
- the LOC128333981 gene encoding insulin-like growth factor-binding protein complex acid labile subunit, with translation MFVNCSGAHVSSSLIFPPETEHLDLSKSNLYSIPSKGLRSLWKLEVLLLSGNYISKVEEKAFISLGRLHKLDICRNEISFLGRSFSVGLTSLHELTLAYNRLQELQYKSFQHFENLQKLNLQNNNISSIEIGAFRSLTHLRQLCLQNNQLHTLHSGVFSMLQHLEVLNLEGNMIKTIAPGVFIALSSLTILNLVQNEIEHVRFKTLLSLQTPGTHILLSDNPWFCDCDLQRVFAKLHSVRRLILDDYQNVTCMEPHILRSLPLSSVDTQLCIAETVTVLVITFTVFVTVVAAIVMAERNRKKRTGKHWSEDSEISYESHN, from the coding sequence ATGTTTGTGAACTGCTCAGGAGCTCATGTGAGCTCCAGCCTAATTTTCCCTCCTGAGACAGAACACTTGGATCTGTCAAAGAGTAACTTGTATTCCATTCCAAGCAAAGGCCTAAGATCACTGTGGAAGTTAGAGGTTCTCCTCTTGAGCGGCAACTACATCAGCAAAGTTGAAGAGAAAGCCTTCATCTCCTTGGGGAGACTTCATAAGCTTGATATTTGTAGAAATGAGATCTCATTTCTTGGCAGAAGTTTTTCAGTGGGGCTCACTTCTCTCCACGAACTCACTTTAGCTTACAACAGGTTACAGGAACTGCAGTACAAAAGCTTCCAGCACTTTGAAAATCTTCAGAAGCTCAAtctgcaaaataataatatttcctCTATAGAAATAGGTGCTTTTCGCAGTCTCACCCACTTGAGGCAACTTTGTCTCCAGAATAATCAACTTCATACCCTTCACAGTGGTGTCTTTTCTATGCTGCAACACTTAGAGGTTTTGAATTTGGAAGGCAATATGATCAAAACCATTGCTCCTGGAGTCTTTATTGCCTTAAGCAGCCTCACAATACTTAACCTTGTCCAAAATGAAATTGAACATGTTCGGTTCAAAACATTATTGTCTCTCCAGACACCTGGAACTCACATCTTACTCTCAGACAATCCTTGGTTCTGCGACTGTGACCTTCAGAGAGTTTTTGCAAAGCTGCACAGTGTCAGGAGGCTGATATTGGATGACTACCAGAATGTAACATGCATGGAACCACATATCCTAAGAAGTCTTCCTTTGTCATCTGTGGACACCCAGTTGTGCATTGCTGAGACAGTGACAGTTCTTGTCATAACTTTTACAGTCTTTGTGACTGTGGTGGCTGCCATTGTAATGGCTGAGAGGAACAGAAAGAAAAGGACAGGCAAGCACTGGAGTGAAGACAGTGAGATCTCTTATGAATCACATAACTAA